From Cotesia glomerata isolate CgM1 linkage group LG2, MPM_Cglom_v2.3, whole genome shotgun sequence, a single genomic window includes:
- the LOC123258499 gene encoding protein polybromo-1 isoform X3 produces the protein MHKRRRTSSVASRGTEDDPEEVIPEPTKRRKKLDPSDLCQQLYDIIRNQKKEDGTLLCDAFIRVPKRRQEPRYYEVVTNPIDLLKVQQKLKTDEYRDMEDLAADVHLMITNAKAFYSRTSPEFRDATDLWELCVNTKNRIMDEYEETEPKGKIILKVGRLSRKTNVKQPDDAEDTSESSTNPDEESMQPYEDLFTTVMTATDPTDNNRVLHTVFQLKPSKKLYPEYYDVIENPIDLKTIARRIQEGTYSYLSEMERDLMLMCRNACQFNEPGSQIYKDAKILKKIITAAAKKQDSGSSSVFSNKLATPSTRSSKRGNRSFAQSLIAQTATLLDEDEESDDEDDETAEIEEADNAQWQLFQTIRTAPTNQGVRMSEFFWKLPSRRMYPDYYKMIKNPISLLQIRSKIKKGEYGTVSEVAGDMNIMFENAKKYNVHTSRLYKCAVKLQKIMQEKVQELLEFDQDSDSDCGSESNSQTKLIKRASNVLTRGKYKDNIPLKKRLYALVKCVIEYVCEDGRQPMLMFMEKPSKKIYPDYYQVISEPIDMLAIEANIKAEKYQNENELIQDFKLMFNNCRQYNEEGSLIYEDANTLEKVLMDKVRELGPLPDSKSSGPIKSTTSTPTRNVGRPKKVVPLHLQKLRTMYDTIKDYHDSKGRQLSLIFMKLPNKNEYPDYYEVIKQPINMEKIASTLKTNGYESLEELVSDFILMFDNACKYNEPDSQIYKDALILQRLVLQTKLQLSEDDENVPDVPAAIQEILATIFTALYNHQDEEGRCYSDSMSELPEHDIIDGKKIRGLSLDLIKRRLDRGVYKRLDRFQEDVFTCLERARKLSRSDSQPFEDSVELQAFFLRTRDEVTRNGDLLHSPALNYTLMDLSTQVAELKRLKHQQESNLSPEEESCDGNETKESGSSPVASGNGSENGGAMSFNQEIYRNGDFAYIEPVERGMEPSVVLIEKLWTNSEGIQMLYGNLFYRPSETYHVASRKFIDKELFKSDAHIAVPLSKVAGRCCVLSVKDFFRMQPEGFLEKDVYVCESRYSTRARAFKKIKLWNFDPDHLKLVSREKTLEPKRNISVYKERLEKHKEEIAELEEGEKLTEKEKPNVILFNADDSDNTYYEQYNTCTGIVKTGDFVYVATDGGRQQIAQVDSIWSTKDGKCYFRGPWLLTPSEIPHAPTKLFYKQELFLSVTDATHPFVAIMGRCAVLEYGEYVCCRPTEIPEDDVFICESIYDETKNFIKKLPQDGLKKYTHTSVVTQDEIYFFRRPINPAKVSSDVAQTHLSIKSVTSSTAHFEMDASPLLPKLEPEVLGIGVGEDSMDASGPLSVGSTEAQPVLANAQTPVSTKKKTTGKKLVTGYILYSSKMRTQITQNNPDSTFGEISRIVGNEWRKLPAGEKQVWEERASKLNEGAEGRALALSIGAPVDQVFECCWDNCDWQFEDMTDCIDHCIAEQNGHVQSSFINAPADVEFQCQWRGCGRTKKNVPPFPSVQRLARHVKEVHILKGNGRIIPPSERSKNYMASKGPTILPPMDNATATQTTTAAPVSKQPDPIFIAVPPRPSRVLHSDAYLRYIEGLNVENRYISNWDKQMNATPENTQIPDVTKLPAEWLGNGVGNHGNVVNALWTLRNMMMRDVLAINKTL, from the exons ATGCATAAACGACGCAGAACATCGTCCGTAGCTAGTAGAGGTACTGAGGATGATCCGGAGGAGGTGATACCCGAGCCAACTAagcgaagaaaaaaattagatcct AGTGACTTGTGCCAACAATTGTATGATATTATAAGAAATCAAAAGAAAGAAGATGGGACTCTTTTATGTGATGCTTTTATCAGAGTACCAAAAAGACGACAAGAGCCAAGATACTATGAAGTTGTTACAAATCCCATAGATTTGTTGAAAGtccaacaaaaattaaaaaccgaTGAATATCGCGATATGGAAGATTTAGCTGCTGATGTTCATCTGATGATCACTAATGCTAAAGCTTTTTATAGTCGTACTTCACCAGAGTTCAGAGATGCTACAGATTTATGGGAGTTGTGTGTAAATACGAAGAATCGTATAATGGACGAGTACGAAGAGACAGAACCtaaaggtaaaataatattaaaagtgGGTAGATTATCAAGAAAAACAAATGTAAAACAACCAGATGACGCGGAAGATACTTCTGAAAGTTCAACAAATCCTGATGAAGAATCAATGCAACCTTATGAAGATCTTTTTACAACTGTAATGACAGCAACAGATCCTACTGATAATAATAGAGTATTGCACACAGTGTTTCAATTAAAACCATCTAAAAAACTCTATCCAGAGTATTATGACGTCATTGAAAATCCCattgatttaaaaacaattgcCAGAAGAATTCAAGAAGGTACTTACAGTTATTTAAGTGAAATGGAACGTGATTTAATGCTTATGTGTCGCAATGCATGTCAATTTAATGAACCAGGTTCTCAAATCTATAAAGATGctaaaatcttgaaaaaaataataacagcaGCTGCTAAAAAACAAGACAGTGGTTCGAGTAGTgtgttttcaaataaattagcaACACCCTCAACTCGTAGCAGCAAACGAGGTAATCGTAGCTTTGCTCAATCATTAATTGCGCAAACAGCAACATTACTCGATGAAGACGAAGAAAGTGACGATGAAGATGATGAAACCGCTGAAATTGAAGAAGCTGACAATGCACAATGGCAACTGTTTCAAACAATTAGAACTGCTCCAACCAATCAAGGAGTTAGAATGagtgaatttttttggaaattaccGTCCAGACGAATGTACCCTGATTAttacaaaatgattaaaaatccaatttcCCTGTTACAAATAagatctaaaataaaaaaaggagaATATGGTACGGTCAGTGAGGTTGCCGGTGATATGAATATTATGTTTGAAAATGCTAAAAAATACAACGTTCATACCTCACGTTTATACAAG TGTGCTGTGaaactacaaaaaataatgCAAGAGAAAGTTCAGGAGCTTTTAGAATTTGATCAAGATTCAGATTCAGATTGTGGATCAGAGTCAAATTctcaaacaaaattaataaaacgtGCCTCAAATGTTTTGACTCGGGGAAAATACAAAGATAATATACCATTAAAAAAGCGTTTATATGCATTAGTTAAGTGTGTCATAGAATACGTG TGTGAAGATGGTCGGCAGCCAATGTTGATGTTTATGGAAAAACCATCGAAGAAAATATACCCCGATTATTATCAAGTGATAAGTGAGCCAATCGATATGCTTGCAATTGAGGCAAACATTAAAGCTGAAAAGTatcaaaatgaaaatgaattgatacaagattttaaattaatgtttaataattgcCGGCAGTACAATGAAGAAGGATCGTTAATTTATGAAGACGCAAATACATTAGAAAAAGTTTTAATGGACAAAGTTAGAGAGTTGGGACCTTTACCGGATTCAAAATCTTCTGGACCTATTAAATCAACAACATCAACACCCACACGTAATGTAGGAAGACCAAAGAAAGTAGTACCACttcatttacaaaaattacgtACGATGTATGACACTATTAAAGATTACCACGATTCAAAAGGCCGACAATTGTCATTAATATTCATGAAACTAccgaataaaaatgaatacccAGATTATTATGAAGTTATTAAACAGCCCATTAACATGGAAAAAATAGCATCAACATTGAAAACAAACGGTTACGAAAGTTTAGAAGAGTTAGTGTCAGATTTTATATTGATGTTTGATAATGCCTGCAAGTACAATGAACCAGattcacaaatatataaagatgccTTAATTCTACAACGACTGGTATTACAAACTAAGCTCCAACTGAGTGAAGATGATGAAAATGTTCCAGATGTGCCTGCAGCAATACAAGAAATtttagcaactatttttacTGCTCTGTATAACCATCAGGATGAAGAAGGTCGATGTTATTCTGATTCAATGTCAGAATTACCAGAGCATGATATTATTGACGGCAAAAAAATTCGAGGGCTTTCTTtagatttaataaaacgtcGATTAGATCGTGGTGTTTACAAACGTTTGGATAGATTTCAAGAAGACGTATTTACGTGCTTGGAAAGAGCAAGAAAATTATCACGAAGTGATTCTCAACCGTTTGAGGATAGTGTTGAACTTCAGGCATTTTTTCTTCGTACTCGTGATGAAGTAACACGTAATGGTGATCTATTACATTCACCGGCATTAAATTACACTTTAATGGATCTATCAACTCAAGTTGCTGAACTAAAACGCTTAAAACATCAACAAGAATCAAATTTATCTCCCGAAGAAGAAAGCTGCGATGGAAATGAAACCAAAGAGTCTGGATCAAGTCCTGTAGCTAGTGGTAATGGTAGTGAAAATGGTGGGGCTATGAGttttaatcaagaaatttATCGTAATGGAGATTTTGCCTATATTGAACCAGTTGAACGTGGTATGGAGCCCAGTGTTGTGCTTATTGAAAAACTTTGGACTAATTCAGAAGGCATACAAATGCTCTATGGTAACTTATTTTACAGACCTAGTGAAACTTATCACGTAGCGTCgcgtaaatttattgataaagagTTATTCAAAAGTGACGCTCATATTGCTGTGCCTTTATCTAAAGTCGCTGGCAGATGTTGTGTGTTGAgcgttaaagatttttttagaatgcAACCAGAAGGTTTTCTTGAAAAGGATGTTTATGTTTGTGAATCAAGATATTCTACGCGTGCACGAGcatttaaaaagataaaattatggAATTTTGATCCAGATCATTTAAAACTAGTCTCACGAGAAAAAACATTAGAACCTAAACGCAATATATCCGTTTATAAAGAACGATTAGAAAAacataaagaagaaatagctGAATTAGAAGAAGGGGAAAAACTTACAGAAAAAGAAAAGCCAaatgttatattatttaatgcCGATGATTCAGATAATACTTATTATGAACAATATAATACGTGTACAGGTATAGTTAAAACTGGAGACTTTGTTTACGTTGCGACTGACGGTGGAAGACAACAAATAGCCCAAGTTGATTCAATATGGTCAACAAAAGACGgtaaatgttattttagaGGTCCATGGCTACTTACACCTTCTGAAATTCCTCATGCgccaactaaattattttataaacaagaACTTTTTCTTTCTGTAACCGATGCAACTCATCCATTTGTTGCCATTATGGGAAGATGTGCTGTTTTAGAATACGGAGAATACGTTTGTT gCCGACCAACAGAAATACCAGAAGATGATGTTTTCATATGTGAATCTATTTATGAcgaaactaaaaatttcattaagaaattaccacaagatggattaaaaaaatatacacatACGTCAGTTGTAACACAAGATGAAATTTACTTCTTCCGAAGGCCTATTAATCCTGCtaaa GTTTCAAGCGATGTGGCACAGACACATTTGTCAATCAAGTCTGTCACGTCCAGTACAGCTCattttgaaatg GATGCGTCACCACTGTTACCGAAACTGGAACCTGAAGTACTAGGCATCGGAGTAGGTGAAGACAGCATGGACGCAAGTGGACCACTGTCCGTGGGATCCACTGAAGCTCAACCGGTGCTCGCCAATGCTCAAACGCCTGTATCAACTAAAAAG AAAACAACGGGTAAGAAATTAGTAACGgggtatattttatattcgaGTAAAATGCGAACGCAGATTACTCAAAACAATCCTGATTCGACCTTTGGAGAGATTAGCAGAATTGTTGGTAACgag TGGAGAAAATTACCAGCAGGTGAAAAACAAGTATGGGAGGAAAGAGCTTCGAAGTTGAATGAAGGTGCTGAAGGTCGAGCTTTGGCATTATCTATTGGTGCACCGGTTGACCAAGTTTTTGAATGTTGCTGGGATAATTGTGATTGGCAATTTGAAGATATGACAGATTGCATAGATCACTGTATTGCTGAGCAAAATGGACATGTGCAATCTTCGTTTATTAACGCTCCCGctg ATGTGGAGTTTCAATGTCAATGGAGAGGATGTGgtcgaacaaaaaaaaatgtgccTCCTTTTCCAAGTGTACAGAGATTAGCGAGGCATGTTAAAGAAGTGCATATACTCAAAGGAAATGGCCGAATTATACCACCTAGTGAAAGAAGCAA aaactaTATGGCATCCAAAGGACCAACGATATTACCTCCAATGGACAATG CTACTGCTACACAAACTACAACAGCTGCACCAGTATCTAAACAGCCAGACCCTATTTTCATCGCTGTTCCACCACGGCCAAGTAGAGTTTTACATTCGGATGCGTACTTAAG ATATATTGAAGGATTGAATGTAGAGAATCGTTACATATCTAATTGGGACAAGCAGATGAATGCGACTCCTGAGAACACGCAAATTCCGGATGTTACAAAATTGCCTGCTGAATGGCTTGGTAACGGAGTTGGTAATCATGGAAATGTCGTAAATGCCTTGTGGACACTCAGAAATATGATGATGCGGGACGTGTTAGCCATCAATAAAACTTTATAG
- the LOC123258499 gene encoding protein polybromo-1 isoform X1, translated as MHKRRRTSSVASRGTEDDPEEVIPEPTKRRKKLDPSDLCQQLYDIIRNQKKEDGTLLCDAFIRVPKRRQEPRYYEVVTNPIDLLKVQQKLKTDEYRDMEDLAADVHLMITNAKAFYSRTSPEFRDATDLWELCVNTKNRIMDEYEETEPKGKIILKVGRLSRKTNVKQPDDAEDTSESSTNPDEESMQPYEDLFTTVMTATDPTDNNRVLHTVFQLKPSKKLYPEYYDVIENPIDLKTIARRIQEGTYSYLSEMERDLMLMCRNACQFNEPGSQIYKDAKILKKIITAAAKKQDSGSSSVFSNKLATPSTRSSKRGNRSFAQSLIAQTATLLDEDEESDDEDDETAEIEEADNAQWQLFQTIRTAPTNQGVRMSEFFWKLPSRRMYPDYYKMIKNPISLLQIRSKIKKGEYGTVSEVAGDMNIMFENAKKYNVHTSRLYKCAVKLQKIMQEKVQELLEFDQDSDSDCGSESNSQTKLIKRASNVLTRGKYKDNIPLKKRLYALVKCVIEYVCEDGRQPMLMFMEKPSKKIYPDYYQVISEPIDMLAIEANIKAEKYQNENELIQDFKLMFNNCRQYNEEGSLIYEDANTLEKVLMDKVRELGPLPDSKSSGPIKSTTSTPTRNVGRPKKVVPLHLQKLRTMYDTIKDYHDSKGRQLSLIFMKLPNKNEYPDYYEVIKQPINMEKIASTLKTNGYESLEELVSDFILMFDNACKYNEPDSQIYKDALILQRLVLQTKLQLSEDDENVPDVPAAIQEILATIFTALYNHQDEEGRCYSDSMSELPEHDIIDGKKIRGLSLDLIKRRLDRGVYKRLDRFQEDVFTCLERARKLSRSDSQPFEDSVELQAFFLRTRDEVTRNGDLLHSPALNYTLMDLSTQVAELKRLKHQQESNLSPEEESCDGNETKESGSSPVASGNGSENGGAMSFNQEIYRNGDFAYIEPVERGMEPSVVLIEKLWTNSEGIQMLYGNLFYRPSETYHVASRKFIDKELFKSDAHIAVPLSKVAGRCCVLSVKDFFRMQPEGFLEKDVYVCESRYSTRARAFKKIKLWNFDPDHLKLVSREKTLEPKRNISVYKERLEKHKEEIAELEEGEKLTEKEKPNVILFNADDSDNTYYEQYNTCTGIVKTGDFVYVATDGGRQQIAQVDSIWSTKDGKCYFRGPWLLTPSEIPHAPTKLFYKQELFLSVTDATHPFVAIMGRCAVLEYGEYVCCRPTEIPEDDVFICESIYDETKNFIKKLPQDGLKKYTHTSVVTQDEIYFFRRPINPAKVSSDVAQTHLSIKSVTSSTAHFEMDASPLLPKLEPEVLGIGVGEDSMDASGPLSVGSTEAQPVLANAQTPVSTKKKTTGKKLVTGYILYSSKMRTQITQNNPDSTFGEISRIVGNEWRKLPAGEKQVWEERASKLNEGAEGRALALSIGAPVDQVFECCWDNCDWQFEDMTDCIDHCIAEQNGHVQSSFINAPADVEFQCQWRGCGRTKKNVPPFPSVQRLARHVKEVHILKGNGRIIPPSERSKNYMASKGPTILPPMDNEILATATQTTTAAPVSKQPDPIFIAVPPRPSRVLHSDAYLRYIEGLNVENRYISNWDKQMNATPENTQIPDVTKLPAEWLGNGVGNHGNVVNALWTLRNMMMRDVLAINKTL; from the exons ATGCATAAACGACGCAGAACATCGTCCGTAGCTAGTAGAGGTACTGAGGATGATCCGGAGGAGGTGATACCCGAGCCAACTAagcgaagaaaaaaattagatcct AGTGACTTGTGCCAACAATTGTATGATATTATAAGAAATCAAAAGAAAGAAGATGGGACTCTTTTATGTGATGCTTTTATCAGAGTACCAAAAAGACGACAAGAGCCAAGATACTATGAAGTTGTTACAAATCCCATAGATTTGTTGAAAGtccaacaaaaattaaaaaccgaTGAATATCGCGATATGGAAGATTTAGCTGCTGATGTTCATCTGATGATCACTAATGCTAAAGCTTTTTATAGTCGTACTTCACCAGAGTTCAGAGATGCTACAGATTTATGGGAGTTGTGTGTAAATACGAAGAATCGTATAATGGACGAGTACGAAGAGACAGAACCtaaaggtaaaataatattaaaagtgGGTAGATTATCAAGAAAAACAAATGTAAAACAACCAGATGACGCGGAAGATACTTCTGAAAGTTCAACAAATCCTGATGAAGAATCAATGCAACCTTATGAAGATCTTTTTACAACTGTAATGACAGCAACAGATCCTACTGATAATAATAGAGTATTGCACACAGTGTTTCAATTAAAACCATCTAAAAAACTCTATCCAGAGTATTATGACGTCATTGAAAATCCCattgatttaaaaacaattgcCAGAAGAATTCAAGAAGGTACTTACAGTTATTTAAGTGAAATGGAACGTGATTTAATGCTTATGTGTCGCAATGCATGTCAATTTAATGAACCAGGTTCTCAAATCTATAAAGATGctaaaatcttgaaaaaaataataacagcaGCTGCTAAAAAACAAGACAGTGGTTCGAGTAGTgtgttttcaaataaattagcaACACCCTCAACTCGTAGCAGCAAACGAGGTAATCGTAGCTTTGCTCAATCATTAATTGCGCAAACAGCAACATTACTCGATGAAGACGAAGAAAGTGACGATGAAGATGATGAAACCGCTGAAATTGAAGAAGCTGACAATGCACAATGGCAACTGTTTCAAACAATTAGAACTGCTCCAACCAATCAAGGAGTTAGAATGagtgaatttttttggaaattaccGTCCAGACGAATGTACCCTGATTAttacaaaatgattaaaaatccaatttcCCTGTTACAAATAagatctaaaataaaaaaaggagaATATGGTACGGTCAGTGAGGTTGCCGGTGATATGAATATTATGTTTGAAAATGCTAAAAAATACAACGTTCATACCTCACGTTTATACAAG TGTGCTGTGaaactacaaaaaataatgCAAGAGAAAGTTCAGGAGCTTTTAGAATTTGATCAAGATTCAGATTCAGATTGTGGATCAGAGTCAAATTctcaaacaaaattaataaaacgtGCCTCAAATGTTTTGACTCGGGGAAAATACAAAGATAATATACCATTAAAAAAGCGTTTATATGCATTAGTTAAGTGTGTCATAGAATACGTG TGTGAAGATGGTCGGCAGCCAATGTTGATGTTTATGGAAAAACCATCGAAGAAAATATACCCCGATTATTATCAAGTGATAAGTGAGCCAATCGATATGCTTGCAATTGAGGCAAACATTAAAGCTGAAAAGTatcaaaatgaaaatgaattgatacaagattttaaattaatgtttaataattgcCGGCAGTACAATGAAGAAGGATCGTTAATTTATGAAGACGCAAATACATTAGAAAAAGTTTTAATGGACAAAGTTAGAGAGTTGGGACCTTTACCGGATTCAAAATCTTCTGGACCTATTAAATCAACAACATCAACACCCACACGTAATGTAGGAAGACCAAAGAAAGTAGTACCACttcatttacaaaaattacgtACGATGTATGACACTATTAAAGATTACCACGATTCAAAAGGCCGACAATTGTCATTAATATTCATGAAACTAccgaataaaaatgaatacccAGATTATTATGAAGTTATTAAACAGCCCATTAACATGGAAAAAATAGCATCAACATTGAAAACAAACGGTTACGAAAGTTTAGAAGAGTTAGTGTCAGATTTTATATTGATGTTTGATAATGCCTGCAAGTACAATGAACCAGattcacaaatatataaagatgccTTAATTCTACAACGACTGGTATTACAAACTAAGCTCCAACTGAGTGAAGATGATGAAAATGTTCCAGATGTGCCTGCAGCAATACAAGAAATtttagcaactatttttacTGCTCTGTATAACCATCAGGATGAAGAAGGTCGATGTTATTCTGATTCAATGTCAGAATTACCAGAGCATGATATTATTGACGGCAAAAAAATTCGAGGGCTTTCTTtagatttaataaaacgtcGATTAGATCGTGGTGTTTACAAACGTTTGGATAGATTTCAAGAAGACGTATTTACGTGCTTGGAAAGAGCAAGAAAATTATCACGAAGTGATTCTCAACCGTTTGAGGATAGTGTTGAACTTCAGGCATTTTTTCTTCGTACTCGTGATGAAGTAACACGTAATGGTGATCTATTACATTCACCGGCATTAAATTACACTTTAATGGATCTATCAACTCAAGTTGCTGAACTAAAACGCTTAAAACATCAACAAGAATCAAATTTATCTCCCGAAGAAGAAAGCTGCGATGGAAATGAAACCAAAGAGTCTGGATCAAGTCCTGTAGCTAGTGGTAATGGTAGTGAAAATGGTGGGGCTATGAGttttaatcaagaaatttATCGTAATGGAGATTTTGCCTATATTGAACCAGTTGAACGTGGTATGGAGCCCAGTGTTGTGCTTATTGAAAAACTTTGGACTAATTCAGAAGGCATACAAATGCTCTATGGTAACTTATTTTACAGACCTAGTGAAACTTATCACGTAGCGTCgcgtaaatttattgataaagagTTATTCAAAAGTGACGCTCATATTGCTGTGCCTTTATCTAAAGTCGCTGGCAGATGTTGTGTGTTGAgcgttaaagatttttttagaatgcAACCAGAAGGTTTTCTTGAAAAGGATGTTTATGTTTGTGAATCAAGATATTCTACGCGTGCACGAGcatttaaaaagataaaattatggAATTTTGATCCAGATCATTTAAAACTAGTCTCACGAGAAAAAACATTAGAACCTAAACGCAATATATCCGTTTATAAAGAACGATTAGAAAAacataaagaagaaatagctGAATTAGAAGAAGGGGAAAAACTTACAGAAAAAGAAAAGCCAaatgttatattatttaatgcCGATGATTCAGATAATACTTATTATGAACAATATAATACGTGTACAGGTATAGTTAAAACTGGAGACTTTGTTTACGTTGCGACTGACGGTGGAAGACAACAAATAGCCCAAGTTGATTCAATATGGTCAACAAAAGACGgtaaatgttattttagaGGTCCATGGCTACTTACACCTTCTGAAATTCCTCATGCgccaactaaattattttataaacaagaACTTTTTCTTTCTGTAACCGATGCAACTCATCCATTTGTTGCCATTATGGGAAGATGTGCTGTTTTAGAATACGGAGAATACGTTTGTT gCCGACCAACAGAAATACCAGAAGATGATGTTTTCATATGTGAATCTATTTATGAcgaaactaaaaatttcattaagaaattaccacaagatggattaaaaaaatatacacatACGTCAGTTGTAACACAAGATGAAATTTACTTCTTCCGAAGGCCTATTAATCCTGCtaaa GTTTCAAGCGATGTGGCACAGACACATTTGTCAATCAAGTCTGTCACGTCCAGTACAGCTCattttgaaatg GATGCGTCACCACTGTTACCGAAACTGGAACCTGAAGTACTAGGCATCGGAGTAGGTGAAGACAGCATGGACGCAAGTGGACCACTGTCCGTGGGATCCACTGAAGCTCAACCGGTGCTCGCCAATGCTCAAACGCCTGTATCAACTAAAAAG AAAACAACGGGTAAGAAATTAGTAACGgggtatattttatattcgaGTAAAATGCGAACGCAGATTACTCAAAACAATCCTGATTCGACCTTTGGAGAGATTAGCAGAATTGTTGGTAACgag TGGAGAAAATTACCAGCAGGTGAAAAACAAGTATGGGAGGAAAGAGCTTCGAAGTTGAATGAAGGTGCTGAAGGTCGAGCTTTGGCATTATCTATTGGTGCACCGGTTGACCAAGTTTTTGAATGTTGCTGGGATAATTGTGATTGGCAATTTGAAGATATGACAGATTGCATAGATCACTGTATTGCTGAGCAAAATGGACATGTGCAATCTTCGTTTATTAACGCTCCCGctg ATGTGGAGTTTCAATGTCAATGGAGAGGATGTGgtcgaacaaaaaaaaatgtgccTCCTTTTCCAAGTGTACAGAGATTAGCGAGGCATGTTAAAGAAGTGCATATACTCAAAGGAAATGGCCGAATTATACCACCTAGTGAAAGAAGCAA aaactaTATGGCATCCAAAGGACCAACGATATTACCTCCAATGGACAATG AAATTTTAGCTACTGCTACACAAACTACAACAGCTGCACCAGTATCTAAACAGCCAGACCCTATTTTCATCGCTGTTCCACCACGGCCAAGTAGAGTTTTACATTCGGATGCGTACTTAAG ATATATTGAAGGATTGAATGTAGAGAATCGTTACATATCTAATTGGGACAAGCAGATGAATGCGACTCCTGAGAACACGCAAATTCCGGATGTTACAAAATTGCCTGCTGAATGGCTTGGTAACGGAGTTGGTAATCATGGAAATGTCGTAAATGCCTTGTGGACACTCAGAAATATGATGATGCGGGACGTGTTAGCCATCAATAAAACTTTATAG